The Penaeus chinensis breed Huanghai No. 1 chromosome 39, ASM1920278v2, whole genome shotgun sequence genome has a segment encoding these proteins:
- the LOC125046820 gene encoding trypsin-1-like — MEVTVPIRTQSECEGAYGSQAITDNMICAGLPEGGKDSCQGDSGGPLTVAEGDGRHYLAGIVSWGYACAEPEYYGVYTDVPNYIEFIHETVTKATDA; from the exons ATGGAGGTGACAGTACCAATCAGGACACAGTCGGAGTGTGAAGGGGCGTATGGGAGTCAAGCCATCACAGATAACATGATATGCGCCGGGCTGCCTGAAGGGGGGAAGGACTCGTGCCAG GGAGACAGCGGGGGCCCCCTGACCGTGGCTGAGGGCGACGGACGACACTACCTGGCCGGCATCGTCAGCTGGGGGTACGCTTGCGCCGAGCCGGAATACTATGGCGTTTATACCGACGTGCCCA ATTACATAGAGTTCATTCACGAAACAGTAACGAAAGCAACAGACGCATGA